In Vanessa cardui chromosome 4, ilVanCard2.1, whole genome shotgun sequence, the DNA window AAAAAACAAGATTAAAAAATGGTTAgcactttaattttaaacacaaaggTGTGACTATATTACTTTTAAGACATgttttaactaataaaataaatagcagTAAGCAATCATTTCTAtagattaatatagataaaaattatcGCCATCACAATAAAATGTTGAGCATTCTTTCGATCCTCGATAAACATCATAGATTACTCAAGCACTCATCAATTATATCACCTCAATTGCGTTTGGAATTGGCTATAGACTGTTAACAATAACGAAAATGTATAATTCCCtggaaattatatacattttcattaattttaatatgttatacaaAGAGTAGTAACGAGAATGGACATTTGAACATATACTGTTTCTAGACGTTTATTGGTTATAGCATTGACTAAAGAAAGAATTGTTTACAACTACTCATATATAAAAACCTCCAATTATCACATACACACTGTTTTCAATCagtatgttttattgttttcggACTATAATCGCAATAACCTTCGGTGGCATACTTAAATATTGCTTGAAAAAGGTCGGAGgctaatataaattttgtattgtgtTAAAAACTTAATAGCTGTCGCACTAatctatgaatatatataataaaataattaagacatGACTATGATTTCAAGTTATATTTTAGTTCTCTCGAGTAATCGCTACATAATGTCAGGGCAgggtaaaaatttaattaatcgttTATAATTCCCACTTTTAGGCGAAAATTATGATTCTGGCAATATTGAAATAGGTAAgagatatatttcaaataatttaattggagACAATTAATTTATGGTATGTCGTCGATTGTCAACTAAATTCATCGTATATATATCATGTTACCTGCCTTTTTGTAAAAACTAAATGTTTCTATTTGTATTAACGGCAATATGAACATTTATTTCGTCGACTAGAAGCCGATTTTACTTTGCTTGGTCTAGCCTTTTGATGCTATTCGCAAATAACCGCTATTGAACCCTGTTCCACGCTCTGATCTCAACCATGTTCAACCACGTTATCCTTGTCACTTTCCAGATTTCAAGGAGATCGCTACTCGCCAGCAATTGGGGCTTTACTAAAGTCCACAGGTCGTTTTTTGAGGAGTGGTTAGGTATTTTCTGGAgtgcctttatttatttttattctaatggCACTAAAAACCGCCAGAAAGAAAATCATCTGTTTTTCTTCTATGActtctaagattttttttaatgtagatgGTAGCTACCGACTCTCAACTTTAATAGCCCTAATTGTTGGATATTTGAAATCTTAACGCTTGTTCCACTGGGATATCTATCTTGAAGCATTGCCGTTGATTAAATTAATGGTCCAAgggttttattactttttgaaaCTTAACACTTGATCTTGACCACTAGCGCTTTTTCTTTCTGTTTCGGTTGCTTCGAAAGTTATCCTTGTTTGGTTATTAAAGGACTCCTCGATAGCTGTTTTGACAAAGCCGTTGTTATTGATCACTTTGttaataggtattttatttCCTATTGGACAGTGTATCCAAGGTGTGATTATATTTTGGTCGCATTTTGGGGTTTAAAGGGCTTCTTGATGTTGACTGTCTTCTAGGTTTTGCTATATCACTCAAATGTACTTTGGAGTTGCATGGAATAGCTGACGAAGTTTGGAGGGTGATGTGGACAGTTTTGTAGTTGAGAAAATGAGGTTTTGATAATTTACGAAAGACTATTAATGCATCGTTCTTTGGTTCGCTTCATGCTTCTTCTTATAGTACTGTCGTTTGCTAGCAATGCGACTTCTGGCGATATTGCTATGATGGCGGTGCATAagctaattaaattttattgtatctaaTACATAAACAACATATGTTTTTTCACATGAACACGACCACAGGCTGGATCTACTCGCCGCTTTttgttgatttgatttaaactgATTTGTGCTGAGTTCGGAGGAGCGATGTGCGTAGGTTTTCTTTGTTGGATGTCGATGGCTGATGATGGATTTCAGAATCGatgaattttgattttgaaaagatTGTCGGTCGCGATGACGTTGAGCGAGTCGAGCTGGTTAGACGCGCAACTAAAACAACAGATAATAATTGTTCCTACCCAGTGTTCTAATGTATATAAGTTATGCTAATATATTGTAGTGATATCTCTGTTTAatccaaatttatattatttgacgacctccttggtcgaggagtgtgtacaccggttttcatgggaacTCTacaccgaggtcccgggttcgattcccggccgcgtcgatgtagaaaaagttcattagttttctattttgtcttggatCTAGgcgtttgtggtatcgtcgttacttctgattttccataacacaagtgctttagttgcttacattgggatccgaataatgtatatgatgttgtttaaaattaattattattattattacattcatataaatactgtatttgtaatgtaagtgatttatttgtaaatctttttgagacattaaaaatattcaaacataaCAGGATGTTGGTGTCTCAGGggatatactttttaaaagatGTTCTTGTTTTATGTTTTCTAGCATAGGTGATATATTAACTTCTGACAGACTGATGTTGAGCTGGGTTTAAAGATCCATACAATATGATAGGAAACACTACACACTTCCAATACACTTGTTGGAAAGAATATCTTACAGAGTCTTGTCAGACAACAATGTCATATTATCATTAGAAATTAATGACAtaaagtgtaatattaataaataataagttttgtgCAAAGcaatctatgattttttttgaattttttacaaACTGTTACTTAACACTTTgcatattaatgaatataatttttttctgtataatttGACTTACAAAAAACtaacttatttatacattataaataaaagttcataatatttttggttttaataattttattaataaaatataattgattatattttattttacaatatcaacattttattttaaattctgaaTATATCACAACAATAAAACTCTTAGGAAGACTATGAAGCTATGTAAAAAgttacaatatcaaaaatacaaaatatatttaaatatgattagtaaataatatcaaCAAGGCACATGAAAAGCACCTCAATTATTTATTGCTTCGTATATATATTGTCAATACTCCTTTgagcttttatatatttctcttacattatttattagtctTAGTTGTCATTTTCTACTTATTTAATTCCACTGTCTAATTTACAATTTGAAGCCAGATCACATTATACTGCAATAGCAAAACAACCtttgtaaaatatgatatttctttgattataagaaatacatcatgtacatgaaatataatattttggtagCTCTAATGATCTTATTCTAGATATaggaatttatatttgaaacaatgaATGTCCATAAAGTTAATCATTATACATTCCATCGAGAAGGAAATCCATTCTTTTATAATGTCTGTTTTTCCAAGCCTCTCGACCTCTTTTCAGTGCCATGTAACCCACAACAGCAAACATTGGAACAACAAGTATAGTTATTACAATTGGCATTATCATGTCTGGATGACTTCCTGCTTTCTTAGAATGCACCTTGATATCTGGACCATTTTCATCAAGGTTTAAGTGGTTTATTTCATCCATTTTCACTAGTGCCTCATGTGACAATATTAAAGGTTTATGAGGTTTcgttatatttaacttttcagTACCAATAACTGTACTTGAATCATTTAACGCAGTTTTATTAGGTTTTGACAATTCCACAGGTGTAGTTGTAACATTTAAACTGGTTACAGTAACATTTGATGTTTGATTCACTTTATCATGCTCAATAATGTCTTCAGCAGGGTTATACTCTACACCCTTTCTCGGCACGACTGACTTTTCTTTATTGCCACTTAGAGTatctaagtttttaaataaagtttgattTTCGTTATTCAAAGTAAGAGGATTGGTGGATATTATTGAGCCACCTTCACTTATCACTGgggttgttttgtttttatcagaTTGAGATAATTTATTGTCAAATGGTGTTTTATCAGGAACCTTAAGCGCAGGAATTGTATTGGCtacaataaaagttataaacaaaatgttGTAAATTACGAAATACTTGTACATTTTTAGTATAACATTAACAAAGAATAAACACAAGAATATAgatcatttataaaacaatattataaacgagAGAAACAAAACTCTGAACTAAATACGTAACTAAAAAACTTTAGATGTTCCCTCAAAACGTCAACAAAAATAGTGCCAAACTGTCACATGTCAATACAGCTGTCAGGTAACTAAAAACTAATAGTAACAGTCCTAGTTTCTACCAAGTACCAAATCTGACTTAGgtcttttataataagaatgcTATTGTTAATAGTTAGAAATAGCTTACAAAGTGTATCTATGTTTTTTACATATTGATATAccataatcatattaattataaataataatccatcaataaattataatgataccTGAACTTTATTCGGATATGGGAATTAACGGCAGGAATGAAAAGGAGAATTCTGAACTATGAAATTTTCTTTTGAtagtacttaaataataaatagtaaatactgttttctaaaacaaatatttgtaagtGTTGTACTAAGatgtaaatgtaatttgtaatgACATTATGACAATGACAATCACGACTTTCAAATGACATAtcgaaagaaataattaataaaaatataaatgtattcaaaaatgtttatcCGTGTTTATTTAGATCAGAAATAGAAAGTGCGCCATTGTACTATCCAAAATGAGAACTCGAAGTAATTCGGGTGTCCGTTTAGATTATTATCAAAGAGTTGTACATAAGTTAATTTTAGACCATCAGCAACCGGTTACGGGTTTGTTTCCAGCCAGCCCTCATAATGACCATGCGTGGATCAGAGACAACCTTTATTGCATATTGGCAGTTTGGGGACTGTCCATGGCATTCAAAAAGATTGCCGACCAGGATGAAGATCGTGCTAAAACATATGAGCTAGAACAAAGCTGCGTAAAGTTAATGAGAGGCtagtatattttactttaaattagatGTGTTCGTAATTCAATAATgtaatcaaacattttttttttttggtaggtCTTCTTATGGCTATGATGCAGCAAAAAGACAAGGTAGAGAAATTTAAAAGTACTCAGCACCCTCATGATTCTCTTCATGCAAAGTATTCCTCTATAACTGGAGGAACCGTTGTTAAGGACAATGAATGGGGACATTTGCAGATTGATGCAATTTCATTGTACCTCCTCATTTTAGCTCAAATGACTGCATCTGGTTTGCAAATAGTATTTTCTCTAGATGAAGTTGCATTCATCCAGAActtagttttttatattgaatccGCCTACTGCACTCCTGATTATGGAATTTGGGAAAGAGGAGATAAAACAAATCATGGGTTACCTGAACTCAATGCTAGCTCAATTGGTATGGCCAAAGCAGCTCTGGAAGCTATGAATGAGCTGGACCTTTTTGGTGCTCGTGGAGGGCCTTCAAGTGTCATACATGTCTTGGCAGATGAGGCTCAGAAATGTCAAGCTGTCTTGCAGTCAATGTTGCCAAGAGAATCTAACAGCAAAGAGTTGGACTCAGGCTTACTATCAATCATAAGCTATCCAGCATTTGCTGTTGATGATCCACAATTAATAGCTAAAACTAGAGACACAATTGTATCAAAGCTTCAAGGAAAATATGGTTGCAAAAGATTTTTAAGAGATGGTCACAAAACACCGAGGGAGGATCCCAGCAGACTTTATTATGAACCATGGGAATTAcgaatgtttgaaaatatagaaTGTGAATGGCCATTATTCTTTTGTTACCTTATATTAGATTATTGCTTTCAAGGGGATAAGGTAAATCTTACGGAATACATGCAAAAGCTAGAGAAAATAATGATAAGAAAAGATGATGGCATAAAATTGGTGCCAGAATTGTATTCTGTACCAGGAGATAAGGCACACTTGGAGCAAATAGAACCTGGTAGTCAAGAAAGAATACCACTAGGAAGATGTCCATTTATATGGGCTCAAtcattatatatactaggaaaaTTGTTGCAAGAGGTAAACAtgcttatttatgtttaaaattatgtgttatataatagctaacttaaatttttacagtcttgttttatataatatctttatatcCCTGTACTGGCAAAGCTCTAAAACtatggatttaaaaatatttatgttttttttaatatttaataaaagagctgtgttatttttaaataatgattaaataaattaattaccaaATTTCAGGGATTTTTAGCAGTTGGAGAATTAGACCCTCTAAACAGAAGACTCTGTTCAGAAAAAAAACCAGATGTTGTGGTTCAAATAGTGATATTGGCTGAAGATAATGAAATAAGGGATAAACTGCTTGAGTATGACTTGCATGTTCAAACAATTAGTGAGGTGGCTCCCATTGAAGTACAACCAGCCAGAGTTCTtagccatttatatacatatttaggtaaaactttttaacttaaaatataaactttatttcataaacattacttaaacaaatgtttttatcaaaaatgacttttattattcttttatttaaaggtcgtaataaaaaactagGATTATCTGGAAGAAAGTCAAGAGATGTGGGCATTCTTAGCACAAGCaaattgtattcattaaatGAACGTATATTTGCTTTTACACCTCaagtaagtataaaacaaaaaactaatttacattattctaaatttaaattataatatattcaacacagagtatttatttagtatttattatgatttgaatTAACTGCTTCTTTAGTATATTAGCTGCAGATTGTAAGGCACTGGGTTAAAGCCCCGGGCTAGGTCTCTAAAatgtttacaaacaaattaacaGCAATACCCTTTGTAAATTGGTAGCAGAGCTTTCAAAGTTGCTGTTCTTGCACCAGAACTCTTTTTAGTTGTGTTAGATTTGATGCCCCATTGGAGTATGAGGCAAATGAGAATGTACTTATTTGTCCACTGTATTATGTGTCTACATACTTGGCTAGTATCAGTTGGGAATGGATgctgttattaaatttaccaaTTGCTATGTGATAAATTAAACtgcaaatcataataaaaaacataatgttTCTTTTAATGTTGTCCttaattttcgcgattacacattgaaataaaactagctagttttatttcaataatgtttCTTTATCAAACTATTTCATTTCTTCTTTATTCTATCTTTTATTTGTTGCTTATGTTATAAAAGCAAAAGACACTAACAAGTAAAGGACGAATTCAATCTATacaatttcaattgaaatagatTTAACTAGcaaaaaatggaaaattataaaagttgtgcttaatttttatttaataatctttcaATTTAAAGTCTTTAAGTGGCCATATAATACTTTTAGTTTGTATATAAGTCAAATCAATTTTAACAATACTATGTCTTCTAttttttgctttaaataatttaatttacactttGTCTGATTTAATAGTTTTCTGACATGCAACGATTCTTCATAGCTTCTGACTATGAACTGATGGTTGACATGCTAAAAGCTGAAATTGCTTTCTTGAAGTCTTCATGGCAAAATCTTCTCGGGAGACCGCTTGTGGTTTTGACTTTGAATGACATGAATTTAGGTATTTTTGTGTCTTATGCTCCTTAATTTCTTGCTTGCTACTCCTAGTGTATACTACttatatatttcgtaataacAAAATCTCTCATAGTTTTGCTGTCCatctaatatattaacatttttcattCGACATAATATGTTTGTGGTagagttatgtatatatattaacattgaaaatatcatatataagaATTTTCCCGCATGGCTTTATAGAATTTTGACTACGAAGAGTACTACATGACGCGAGACCCAGCGTTGCTTGCGAGTACGTTTACAGCAAACGTCGCATTTCTTGGTATGAGCTGGAAACAAATGCTTGGAAGACCAACCATCACTTTACTTGCTACACAGTACCTGTTAGGTAAACATTGCATCActctttgaatatatttatgtgtaaaatatgtaagtattaGGTTTCTCATTTATTCAATTAGACATTCCgactttatattgtttattgaaatattttatcattcatattgcataaacaaatatgtgtacaatatataattatattttgggGACTATAATATTTTCTCTTATGTTTTTAGAGGTTTGTTACAGAATAAATCACTACatctgaatatatatttttaaatgcatgtTTCAAATGATTTCatgtagtttattttacataaacattttttgtatgtgtgttgaCTTAAGCGATAACAGCTTTTTATGTGTTATATGTTTGCTTGGCTTTCTAAATTATCATGTGGGTACTttctaatatgttatttttttagatcAAGGTAAAATTCCCATGGCGATGATAACGACAATGAAAAAATTGAAATCCGGTTACATTAATGGCACCAGAGTGACTCTTGGAAACCTCGGCGATTTCTTGAGCACATCTGCTATAACTAATTTAAGCTTCTTAGGAAGTCAAGAGGAAGGGTATCCAGACAGTAAGTTGTATTTatctcatttataattaataaagaggTGCTTTAGTTTTTGAACCTTAGATTTGGCTAACGTGGTTTACCAGCTCATTATAGTGATATTTTCGAAACCTTTTCAATGCAATGCAAATGTCTTTTGTGATACGTTTTCTGGAaccataaaaatgattattgtacaacttagatgtagcatcggcaaaattcgtaaaaccgatcacatccgaattgagtacgctataccaaattatcaatatgtatttatttctcatgtgaatatgatctttacacaaatgtaataacttataatatcaaatgACCTAATATATATGCGTCAATTTGACACGGCGATTTACATGCACCTGTTTTATTGTGGTGAAATGACgctagaatctatagcgacgaatagcgtctaaTGGCGCtaataggaagctatttctattggttgtgtaaatcggcagtaatcggttttttttattttcatttcattgcatttttttgatgctacatttaatttgtgtcgtattataccatttttcattacataattaataatacccATAATTGGGACAACATTTATTACACTCGTAAGTTATCCGGGGAATAAAATtggaaataatatctttaatatatatatatatatatatatatatttttaatggtataggttggcggacgagcatatgggccacctgatggtaagtggtcaccatcgcccatagacattaacgctgtaagaataattaactattccttacatcgtcaatgtgccaccaaccttgggaactaagatgttatgtcccttgtgcctgtagttacactggctcactcacccatcagaccggaacacaacaatactgagtactgttgtttggcggtagaataactgatgagtgggtggtacctacccagacgggctttcacagagccctaccaccaagaaatacgAGTATAAAATATACGAGTATAGTACACACGAGTATATTAACGAATCGCGCGGAGATTTGTCGGATTATCGCGTGAGTGAGGCCGGGCGGTTTCAGAGCTGAACCCGCAAGTGCAGAGCTACCTTGAGGAGCACCTGCTTCGCTCGTTCAGCAGCCGCCTCAGCGTGCTGGCGCGCGCGCCCGCCGTGCGCCACGCGCGCGCGCTGCGCCGCCGCATGTCCGTGCGCGGCGCCATCAAGAAGACGCGCTCCATCAACGTCGACTGTGAGTGACGCCCTGACGAATCTAAGACTTGTAATTGCCCCTTATTGAACGATTTCGTTTTTATCGTGAGTGCCTCCGCCCTGACGAATCTAAGACTTGTAACTGCCCCTTGTTTAGCGATTTCGTTTTGATTATCTATACGAATCTCACAAAGCTGTCTAATTGGTTGACCTCGttacagggccgtatttaggggagggcaaccggggcaactgccctggggcctccacataagagggggccacagttttcagcaagttaacaaatactgagatatagtcaaattataataatgttactatttaatattttaaaagttaccgatacaaatacgaaacaattcatagctactgattgaaataaaaaaaaactaattaattcataataatataattattagggtgttcacgcttctgtttgtctagggccctcactgctttgtggccccggggcctccacacctttaaatccgactctgcctCGTTAATTTCAATAGGGTTTTATACTATCAAGCTACCATCACGACCAGTGGGTCAAAGACAAAGTCATATATCACAGAATCTGCAATATAGCTGAGCGAAGTCAGGACTAAATATAGTGAAAATTTTTCTTTCTATTTGAATTTATccaaacaaattaatttgtcTCCTTGTTAAATCTgtgcttatgttttttttttaaagccgACACTCTAGGAATGGAAGGAGAATACGTCGGATCCCACTTGCTCGAAAGGAAACCGTCTTGGCTAGAGGTCGAGCCGGGACGTAGTCCGTCACCGGAAGATGCAAAGAAACGCGCCTTTACCAAgttagtaaaattttatgtcttatttttctataaacacTTACAAcaaagcagagatggcccagtggttagaacgcgtgcatctaaaccgatgatttcgggtccaaacccaggcaagcaccactatatatatgtgcttaatttgtgtttataattcatctcgtgctcggcggtgaaggaaaacatcgcgaagaaacctgcatgtgtctaatttcatcgaaattcggccacatgtgcattccaaatTCTCTCTTTaatgtaagaggaggccttatctcagcagtgggaaatttacaggctattactttacttactacaataaaatattttttaagttgtaGTTTATTTGTTCTCATATTGTATGCAAAGGTGGTAGCTTTAACTTCTATTATATGAGGGTTGACAAGTTCAAGTTTTATTGATTtgatacttaattataattcaggGGTACGTCGACTACAAGTTTGGGAATAACGACACCCACAATCGAAATAAGCAAAGAAGCGACCCCACCACCGCCGAAAGAAGAAGGTTAGttcttatatgatttatttttatttatttatagggtattgtttttgtttcaatgGCATAAGCTGTAAAGAAAcctcaattataaaataaagcttaTGTGATTAGcaaaatattagattatattatatatatttatgttttatttaatttctttaatccGCTTTAATCTTATTTCCAAAGATATCAATTTCACCATCACTCAATAAGGCTTTACTCCTGAAgcctaagattattttaaattacc includes these proteins:
- the LOC124544042 gene encoding probable phosphorylase b kinase regulatory subunit alpha isoform X3, giving the protein MRTRSNSGVRLDYYQRVVHKLILDHQQPVTGLFPASPHNDHAWIRDNLYCILAVWGLSMAFKKIADQDEDRAKTYELEQSCVKLMRGLLMAMMQQKDKVEKFKSTQHPHDSLHAKYSSITGGTVVKDNEWGHLQIDAISLYLLILAQMTASGLQIVFSLDEVAFIQNLVFYIESAYCTPDYGIWERGDKTNHGLPELNASSIGMAKAALEAMNELDLFGARGGPSSVIHVLADEAQKCQAVLQSMLPRESNSKELDSGLLSIISYPAFAVDDPQLIAKTRDTIVSKLQGKYGCKRFLRDGHKTPREDPSRLYYEPWELRMFENIECEWPLFFCYLILDYCFQGDKVNLTEYMQKLEKIMIRKDDGIKLVPELYSVPGDKAHLEQIEPGSQERIPLGRCPFIWAQSLYILGKLLQEGFLAVGELDPLNRRLCSEKKPDVVVQIVILAEDNEIRDKLLEYDLHVQTISEVAPIEVQPARVLSHLYTYLGRNKKLGLSGRKSRDVGILSTSKLYSLNERIFAFTPQFSDMQRFFIASDYELMVDMLKAEIAFLKSSWQNLLGRPLVVLTLNDMNLDQGKIPMAMITTMKKLKSGYINGTRVTLGNLGDFLSTSAITNLSFLGSQEEGYPDKLNPQVQSYLEEHLLRSFSSRLSVLARAPAVRHARALRRRMSVRGAIKKTRSINVDSDTLGMEGEYVGSHLLERKPSWLEVEPGRSPSPEDAKKRAFTKGTSTTSLGITTPTIEISKEATPPPPKEEATVKNMLLRNRTMSESQNIYAEQETDELIAMLRETESLDEQGDILQYLVDTHGLEFNTGMQENGKNVTVKDLLKVLYEKACSQKLWGLVRHTAGMLGKRVEDLAKAVTDLLVRQKQITVGMPPNSEHTIIAPLPENELRQLIHVAYGDDESTAMLTQELLVYLAMFIRTEPQLFLEMLRLRVGLIIQVMATELSRTLSCDGEEASEHLLNLSPFEMKNLLHHILSGKEFAINSANNSLIDIKDKFAKSKVGRGNFSIVSNKSNRYTKKSQILLEGQGLQGTIDEAPITEPDRQGQWLRRRRLDGALNRVPRDFYQRVWAVLEKCQGLVIQGKVLQPNLTQEMTSGELKFALAVETVLNSIPQPEYRQLVVEALMVLTLVVEYKAVNNLGATITVEHLVHKANQIFLEDQTRCSGDATLCCAKGGAGAGTGAGAGAGAGALVCGGAAGVCQLLYDSAPSGRFGTMTYLARAVAALLAERLPAHEPVECAIT
- the LOC124544042 gene encoding probable phosphorylase b kinase regulatory subunit alpha isoform X6, with the translated sequence MRTRSNSGVRLDYYQRVVHKLILDHQQPVTGLFPASPHNDHAWIRDNLYCILAVWGLSMAFKKIADQDEDRAKTYELEQSCVKLMRGLLMAMMQQKDKVEKFKSTQHPHDSLHAKYSSITGGTVVKDNEWGHLQIDAISLYLLILAQMTASGLQIVFSLDEVAFIQNLVFYIESAYCTPDYGIWERGDKTNHGLPELNASSIGMAKAALEAMNELDLFGARGGPSSVIHVLADEAQKCQAVLQSMLPRESNSKELDSGLLSIISYPAFAVDDPQLIAKTRDTIVSKLQGKYGCKRFLRDGHKTPREDPSRLYYEPWELRMFENIECEWPLFFCYLILDYCFQGDKVNLTEYMQKLEKIMIRKDDGIKLVPELYSVPGDKAHLEQIEPGSQERIPLGRCPFIWAQSLYILGKLLQEGFLAVGELDPLNRRLCSEKKPDVVVQIVILAEDNEIRDKLLEYDLHVQTISEVAPIEVQPARVLSHLYTYLGRNKKLGLSGRKSRDVGILSTSKLYSLNERIFAFTPQFSDMQRFFIASDYELMVDMLKAEIAFLKSSWQNLLGRPLVVLTLNDMNLDQGKIPMAMITTMKKLKSGYINGTRVTLGNLGDFLSTSAITNLSFLGSQEEGYPDKLNPQVQSYLEEHLLRSFSSRLSVLARAPAVRHARALRRRMSVRGAIKKTRSINVDSDTLGMEGEYVGSHLLERKPSWLEVEPGRSPSPEDAKKRAFTKGTSTTSLGITTPTIEISKEATPPPPKEEATVKNMLLRNRTMSESQNIYAEQETDELIAMLRETESLDEQGDILQYLVDTHGLEFNTGMQENGKNVTVKDLLKVLYEKACSQKLWGLVRHTAGMLGKRVEDLAKAVTDLLVRQKQITVGMPPNSEHTIIAPLPENELRQLIHVAYGDDESTAMLTQELLVYLAMFIRTEPQLFLEMLRLRVGLIIQVMATELSRTLSCDGEEASEHLLNLSPFEMKNLLHHILSGKEFAINSVGRGNFSIVSNKSNRYTKKSQILLEGQGLQGTIDEAPITEPDRQGQWLRRRRLDGALNRVPRDFYQRVWAVLEKCQGLVIQGKVLQPNLTQEMTSGELKFALAVETVLNSIPQPEYRQLVVEALMVLTLVVEYKAVNNLGATITVEHLVHKANQIFLEDQTRCSGDATLCCAKGGAGAGTGAGAGAGAGALVCGGAAGVCQLLYDSAPSGRFGTMTYLARAVAALLAERLPAHEPVECAIT
- the LOC124544042 gene encoding probable phosphorylase b kinase regulatory subunit alpha isoform X2; translated protein: MRTRSNSGVRLDYYQRVVHKLILDHQQPVTGLFPASPHNDHAWIRDNLYCILAVWGLSMAFKKIADQDEDRAKTYELEQSCVKLMRGLLMAMMQQKDKVEKFKSTQHPHDSLHAKYSSITGGTVVKDNEWGHLQIDAISLYLLILAQMTASGLQIVFSLDEVAFIQNLVFYIESAYCTPDYGIWERGDKTNHGLPELNASSIGMAKAALEAMNELDLFGARGGPSSVIHVLADEAQKCQAVLQSMLPRESNSKELDSGLLSIISYPAFAVDDPQLIAKTRDTIVSKLQGKYGCKRFLRDGHKTPREDPSRLYYEPWELRMFENIECEWPLFFCYLILDYCFQGDKVNLTEYMQKLEKIMIRKDDGIKLVPELYSVPGDKAHLEQIEPGSQERIPLGRCPFIWAQSLYILGKLLQEGFLAVGELDPLNRRLCSEKKPDVVVQIVILAEDNEIRDKLLEYDLHVQTISEVAPIEVQPARVLSHLYTYLGRNKKLGLSGRKSRDVGILSTSKLYSLNERIFAFTPQFSDMQRFFIASDYELMVDMLKAEIAFLKSSWQNLLGRPLVVLTLNDMNLDQGKIPMAMITTMKKLKSGYINGTRVTLGNLGDFLSTSAITNLSFLGSQEEGYPDKLNPQVQSYLEEHLLRSFSSRLSVLARAPAVRHARALRRRMSVRGAIKKTRSINVDSDTLGMEGEYVGSHLLERKPSWLEVEPGRSPSPEDAKKRAFTKGTSTTSLGITTPTIEISKEATPPPPKEEATVKNMLLRNRTMSESQNIYAEQETDELIAMLRETESLDEQGDILQYLVDTHGLEFNTGMQENGKNVTVKDLLKVLYEKACSQKLWGLVRHTAGMLGKRVEDLAKAVTDLLVRQKQITVGMPPNSEHTIIAPLPENELRQLIHVSLRREKHGNDDKKAYGDDESTAMLTQELLVYLAMFIRTEPQLFLEMLRLRVGLIIQVMATELSRTLSCDGEEASEHLLNLSPFEMKNLLHHILSGKEFAINSANNSLIDIKDKFAKSKVGRGNFSIVSNKSNRYTKKSQILLEGQGLQGTIDEAPITEPDRQGQWLRRRRLDGALNRVPRDFYQRVWAVLEKCQGLVIQGKVLQPNLTQEMTSGELKFALAVETVLNSIPQPEYRQLVVEALMVLTLVVEYKAVNNLGATITVEHLVHKANQIFLEDQTRCSGDATLCCAKGGAGAGTGAGAGAGAGALVCGGAAGVCQLLYDSAPSGRFGTMTYLARAVAALLAERLPAHEPVECAIT